A window from Plasmodium relictum strain SGS1 genome assembly, chromosome: 7 encodes these proteins:
- the RAB7 gene encoding ras-related protein RAB7, putative — MSNKKRTILKVIILGDSGVGKTSLMNQYVNKKFTNQYKATIGADFLTKETIVDNEQLTMQIWDTAGQERFQSLGVAFYRGADCCVLVFDLTNYKTYESLESWKDEFLIQASPKDPENFPFVIIGNKVDETNKRKVQSLKVLQWCKSNNNIPYFETSAKNAINVDQAFDEIARKAMKQEHQEEQIYLPETFALNNQNEQKIYKSRCC, encoded by the exons AtgtcaaataaaaaaagaacaatTTTAAAAGTTATTATTCTTGGGGACAGTGg tgttGGAAAAACATCCTTAATGAATcaatatgtaaataaaaaatttacaaatcAGTACAAGGCTACaa ttggAGCTGATTTTTTAACAAAGGAAACTATAGTTGATAATGAGCAGCTAACAATGCAA ATATGGGATACAGCAGGCCAAGAGCGTTTTCAAAGTTTAGGTGTTGCTTTTTATAGAGGAGCAGATTGCTGTGTTTTAGTTTTTGATTTGACAAATTACAAAACTTATGAGTCATTAGAATCATGGAAAGATGAGTTTTTAATTCAA gCAAGTCCAAAAGATCCTGAAAACTTTCCATTCGTTATTATTGGAAATAAAGTTGATGAAACAAACAAAAGAAAA gtACAATCACTAAAAGTTTTACAATGGTGTAAATCGAATAATAATATTCCTTATTTTGAAACAAGTGCAAAAAATGCAATTAATGTTGATCAGGCATTTGATGAAATAGCAAGGAAGGCTATGAAACAAGAACATCAAGAAGAacaaat ATATTTACCTGAGACATTTGCtttaaataatcaaaatgaacaaaaaatatacaaaagtCGTTGTTGCTAA